AGAGGAACTCATGCCGGATGAAATGCGGGTCATTGCGTGCGGCACCGGCATGCCGCTTCCAAGACTGAAACAGGCCGCTGCCTGCTTCCTCGTTGAACTTGGAAATGGCGACAAATTTATTTTTGATATGGGTGAGGGTTCGTTCGAGCGGATCAATGCTCTCGGTATCCCGCTGGATCAGCTCAATAAAGTTTTTCTCGGTCACTTGCACATGGATCACGCTGGCGATTTTCCGGCCTTCTACGCGATCGGGCCGGTGAACAACCGCCTGACGCCGCTGACTGTTTACGGCCCGAGCGGGGTTAAACCCGAATGGGGAACGAAGGCTTGGGCCCGGGCGATGAAGGACATGTGGGCTTGGGAACTAGCGAGCCGCGGCGGTTCTATTGACCCGCGCGGCCTGAAACTCAATGTCGTCGAGTTTGACTGGATGGCCGTCAACAACGTCATCTATGACGAAAACGGAGTGCAGATTAGGACGATTCCGGCCATTCATGCCGATCAGTCCGTGAGTTTCATCCTCGAATGGAATGGCCTGAGTTTCGCATTCTCGAGTGATACGTTGCCGAACGTCTGGTGGGCGGAGCATACAAAAGGTGTGGACTTGTCGGTCCACGAATGCTTTCCGCCGCCCGAAGTGTTTCAAAAGATACTGGACTTCACACCTGAGGAAGCGGTACTCATAGGCACACAGGGCCACACGACGGCGGCTGCATTCGGCAAGATCATGGCCTTGACCGAGCCGCGTCATGCGGTTTGCTATCACTTCCAGAATGACTTCAACATCGCGCCAGCGGTTCGCGAGGCCATACGCCAGACGTATGATGGACCGCTTGATCTTGCGGTGGATTTCATGGTTTGGAACGTGACGAAGGACGAGATTCGGACCCGAATGGCTATGCCGAACCACGAATCCATCTCGGCGCCTGTTCAGCGTGCGAAAATGC
The Gammaproteobacteria bacterium genome window above contains:
- the gntH gene encoding guanitoxin biosynthesis MBL fold metallo-hydrolase GntH, which codes for MNELGNRLALVSISVLIVAVILVLTVVDIDISINTNDSQAEPTEWSPTKPFPERDVYFPGTEELMPDEMRVIACGTGMPLPRLKQAAACFLVELGNGDKFIFDMGEGSFERINALGIPLDQLNKVFLGHLHMDHAGDFPAFYAIGPVNNRLTPLTVYGPSGVKPEWGTKAWARAMKDMWAWELASRGGSIDPRGLKLNVVEFDWMAVNNVIYDENGVQIRTIPAIHADQSVSFILEWNGLSFAFSSDTLPNVWWAEHTKGVDLSVHECFPPPEVFQKILDFTPEEAVLIGTQGHTTAAAFGKIMALTEPRHAVCYHFQNDFNIAPAVREAIRQTYDGPLDLAVDFMVWNVTKDEIRTRMAMPNHESISAPVQRAKMPPPNPYKWTVFSLMGVEPESAAVTNEVIAKYNQENGLDVKPTLTAIPFLTDEQLKQMMQQLQ